TGCTCCTGACGACTCGTAAAATGTGTTATCGCCTGTCCGCTGAAGGGGATTAGTCCGGCTATCTGATCTGCATCTATGGTATACTTTTGCAGATAATGTTTATCTAATATCGTCATCATTCCCAGATATCCGCCTGCCGAATGTCCCGATACAAAAACAAGTCGTCTGGAACCACCATACTCTTCAATATGATTAAATACCCATGCAATAGCCGCAGCAGCATCTTCAATAATACCTTCGACATTGGCCTGAGGTGAAAGACGATACCCTACTCCTACTACTGCCATTCCGCGGTTTTTCAGATATTCCGGAATTTCCTTCTGACCACCGGTCAATCCTCCTCCGTGAAACCACAGTATGGTAGCAAAATCTTTCTTATCGACGGGGTAATAAAAATCAAGTTTACATCTTTCATATTCAACCGTTTTACCCTTTGCCTCCGGATAATAAGCAACATCTTTCTTTAGATCATATTGTGCTAAAAGTATACCCTGAAAGAGCAAAAGAAAAACAGCAAGAAGTGTAGAGTGTTTCATAGTAAATGGAGTTTTATAAAGAAATGAGATATCTAAAATAGCAAAATATACCCGGATTGCGTGTACAAATCCATAAATTAGTCAAGAATAATGACATAGTTTTTGCGATGAAGCCAACCATTACAATAGAATACTGCCCCAAATGCGGCTGGATGTTACGTGCAGCATATATGGCACAGGAGCTCCTGACTACCTTTACAGAAGAACTCCATGCTGTAACCCTGAAACCCAGCGAAATAAGCGGACGCTACCTGATTACTGTTGATGAAACGGAAATTTTTGACCGCAAACGCATGGGACGCTTTCCTGAAATAAAAGAATTAAAACAATTAGTTCGTGATATCGTTGCCAGAGATAAAGATCTGGGGCATTCTGACAGAAAATCAGACGCATAGGTACAACAACAACTCCTGTCAGCAATGGTACATTGATGCTGTAAGCACATGATAACCTAAAAGGTATTTCGACCTTTTACAGATTAAAGGTATATTAGCATAACAATTAAAAAGCATGAAGATACTGCATACGGGCGATTGGCATCTGGGAAAAAAACTGGACTTCTTCACAAGAATAGAAGAACAACGTGTCGTACTTGAAGAAATATGTAATATTGCAGAAGAAGAACAGGTAGATGCAGTTATTGTAGCAGGAGATCTCTTTGACACGTTCAATCCTCCGGTTGAAGCCGTAGATTTATTATATAAGACCCTCAAGAGGCTTGCTAACAATGGAGCACGCCCAGTACTTGCAATTGCTGGAAATCACGATAGTCCCGACCGTATAAATGCGCCTGACGCTCTGGCCCGTGAATGCGGAATTATATTTATGGGATACCCTGACACAGCCATCAAGCCTATTCAGATAGAAAACGGATTTACGATTACACGATCCGATCTTGGCTTTATAGAACTGCAGCTGCCAAAGCATTCTTCTCCGTTACGCATACTGTCCACTCCCTTTGCAAACGAAATTCGTCTCAAACAGTATCTGGGGATTACTGACAAAGGAGAAAATCTCAATGAGGTGCTCAAAAATACTTGGCGCACACTTGCAGATAGCTATGCAGATAAATATGGTGTAAACATTCTGGTCACTCACCTCTATATGCTAAAGCGAGGAGGCGAAATACTCGAGGAACCGGATGGAGAAAAACCCATCAAAATAGGAAATGCAGATATCGTGTATTCAGACGGAATACCTTTACAAATACAATATACCGCTTTGGGGCATCTCCATCGCTATCAGAATATAGGTGGACATCTTGCACCTGTAGTCTACAGCGGTAGTCCGCTTGCCTATTCATTTTCCGAAGCCGGACAGGAAAAGAAAGTAGTCATTATTGAAGCCGAAGCAAACAGACAGGTACAGATAAAGACACGCAATCTGCAATCCGGACGCAGGCTTTATCGCAAACGCTTCGATAATACGGACGAAGCTGTATCGTGGCTGCAGACACATCCAAATGCATTGGTAGAACTCACACTGGTAAGTGAAACATTTGCAACCTCACAGGATCTGAAACGTATTCATGCAGCACATGACGGAATCATCCATATTATACCGATCGTAAGACAACAGGAACAACAACTGTCTGCTGCAGCGCATATCAATCTTGAGCAGGATATACAGGATCTCTTCAAAGATTATTTTAAATCCAGATACGGACAAGAGGTTAATGATGAACTGATCTCTTTATTTAACGAAGTTTTGAACAGTACCAACGATACAGAAGACTAACAGATGCTACCCATATATTTAAGTATAGAAGGCTTATATTCTTATCAGGAAAAACAGGAAATAGATTTCACCAGGCTTACTGAAGCGGGATTATTTGGTATATTCGGGAATGTCGGTTCCGGAAAATCCTCCATTCTCGAAGCGATTAGTTTTGCCTTGTACGGTAACACCGAACGTCTCAATTCCAAAGAGAACCGCAGCTACAATATGCTCAATCTTAAATCTGCAGCTGCTACTATCATCTTTGATTTCATCAATTTTGAAAACCGCAAGTTCAGATTTGCCGTACACTGGAAAAGAAAAAAGAAATTTGATCAGACCTCCACGATAGAACGAGTTGCTTATGAATGGCTGCAGCAGAACTGGGTCCCTATGGAATCTGCAGATGCTACCCATATCACCAATCTGACTTATCAGAATTTTAAAAGAACTATCATCATTCCTCAGGGACAGTTTAAAGAGTTTCTTGACCTAAAAGGTAAAGACCGCTCGGATATGATGAAAGAAATCTTCAACCTTGATAAATATGACCTGGGACCAAAAGTATCCGTGCTTCAGATTGATAACAACAGAAAGATGGAGCACCTTCAGGGTGCCTTATCCGGATTTGAAGAAATAAACTCAGGAACAATTGATCTGAAAAAAGTTGCTTTAAGCGAAGCTAAAGCATTATTAGACACATTAAGATCAGCATATCAACAAACAGAAAACAGTTACAAAATACTGTCTGAAGCGAAAACCAATCGTGAGAATCTGAAGGAAAAAGAAGAACAGTTTGCACAATTAAAGTTAAAACAAGCTGAAATCATTCATCTGGAAAAAGAATTGGATGAATATGAAAAACTGGTGTCCCTGTTTCGGGAACCTCTGGATAGAATCGATTCTTTACAACGGGATCAGGATCAGCTGGAACTAAAAATCCAGAATCTGTTACAGGAGAAACAGCAAACATCCCTGACACTGAAAGAGAAAGAGCATTCTTTTCAGAAAGTTGAAAAAGATTTCCTGAAAACGGAAGAGTTCAGAATAAAAATCAGTGATCTTAAAAATCTGATTCAGATAAGAACACAACAGGCTGAAAAAAATAATCTGCAAAGCCGTTTAGCTAAAGGAACACCTATACTGGAACAGACACGAAAGGAAGAACAGCTTTTTACAGAAGATATAAATCTTCAGGAAACAACTCTCGAACAGCTAAAATCTGTCAAGATCGACACTTCCGAATTGATAGAAATAGACAACTGGTACCAACGTCATGATCTTCTCCTGAAAAACAAATCTGCCCTAATCGAAAAGATTGATCTTTTAAAGGCACAGCAGGAAGAAATAACAGGTTTATTTACAGATAACGGCTATACAGTAGATAATTGGGAATCTGAAATCACTAATCAACTCCAACAGATTACCGTTGATATCAGAGCGCTAACTAAACAGGAAACTGATTTACATGTACAAAAAGAACTCGGTCGCTTTGCAGACAACCTCCATCATGAAGAAGCCTGCCCCCTTTGCGGATCTTTGGACCATCCGCACCCGATGCAGATACATGATGTCAGCATACAGTTAGAGGATTTAAAAGCAAAACAAACGGAGATTACAGAAAGACAACAGCAATTGCAATCCCTTCTCAGTCAGACGACCCGATGGAGTACAACCTATCAGGATAAAAAAGTACAACTGGAAGCTGCCGGAAAAGAGTTGCAACAGGCAGATGAGCAACTCACAGCACTCCGTTCCCGATTCAGCTGGGAAAATTTCCGCTGGGACGACCGTACGCTGTTTGACGAAAAGAAAGCAGCTTTAAGACAAAGTGAAATACAGATAAAAGAAGCAGAGCTGCTGTTAAAATCACTGCGTGTACAGCTGACAGAGACACAGAGTAAAGCAGCAAAATTCGAACGGTCGTTAAATGAGTTCACTCAACAAATTGCCGTTATAGAAGGCTTGATCACCCAGCATAAGATTCAGATACAAGCTATTCAGATTGAAGATTATAACAATGATAGCGATCACGATCTCTTAACAGAAATACAAAGCGCTGAAGAACTGATAATAACTACTGAAGAACAGCATAAAACGCTGCAGACAGCGATCAATCAACTCCACACAATAATTGCTTCTATACAAGGAAAACATACAGAGGCACTGGAGAATTACCAAACTACGGTACAAAAGATCGACAAGCTGAATCAGGAAATACTCGCTCACATCGAGCAACAACATCTGCCGGGTATGAGAGCCATTCAGCTTGTATTACAAAAAAATCTGCCTGTCATTGAAAACCGGAAACGTATACAAGACTATAAAGTAGCTTACGAAACGCTTCAAAATCAAATCACCGAGCTTATGCAGAACAGTTCGGTTCAGGATTTTGACGAAGAGCTTTTCGAACGTACAAAAATCGAATTAGAAGAAAAGAAATCTGCACAGGAATTGCAGATTGCACACACAGGAGCATTAGAACGTGAATTACAACGTTTGGAACAGGAATTCGATAAAAAAGGAAAACTTCTGACAGAGTTTGAAAAGTTGAGCCACCGTAAAGATAATCTGCGCACACTTGATAATATGTTTAAGGGTTCGGGATTTGTAAATTATGTATCGAGCATCCATTTACAACGCTTATGCGATATTGCAAATCAGCGTTTCCACCGGCTCACCAAAAATCAGCTCAGCCTCATTATCAATGAAGCCAACGAATTCGAGGTCATCGACTATCTCAACAACGGCTATCATCGTTCTGTAAAAACACTTTCCGGAGGACAGGGCTTTCAGGCATCCCTTTGTCTGGCATTAGCATTAGCCGAAAATATACAATCGCTCAATAAGGCCGATAAAAATTTCTTCTTTATTGATGAAGGTTTCGGCACACAGGATGCAGAAAGTATGAAT
The Sphingobacterium spiritivorum genome window above contains:
- a CDS encoding alpha/beta hydrolase, yielding MKHSTLLAVFLLLFQGILLAQYDLKKDVAYYPEAKGKTVEYERCKLDFYYPVDKKDFATILWFHGGGLTGGQKEIPEYLKNRGMAVVGVGYRLSPQANVEGIIEDAAAAIAWVFNHIEEYGGSRRLVFVSGHSAGGYLGMMTILDKHYLQKYTIDADQIAGLIPFSGQAITHFTSRQEHGIAEKQPTIDRFAPLFHVRQDAPPILLITGDRELEMLGRYEENAYLARMLKITGHQDVRLLELQGFGHNMQYPAYPLLIKEVEERTKKILQK
- a CDS encoding SelT/SelW/SelH family protein, translated to MKPTITIEYCPKCGWMLRAAYMAQELLTTFTEELHAVTLKPSEISGRYLITVDETEIFDRKRMGRFPEIKELKQLVRDIVARDKDLGHSDRKSDA
- a CDS encoding exonuclease SbcCD subunit D; protein product: MKILHTGDWHLGKKLDFFTRIEEQRVVLEEICNIAEEEQVDAVIVAGDLFDTFNPPVEAVDLLYKTLKRLANNGARPVLAIAGNHDSPDRINAPDALARECGIIFMGYPDTAIKPIQIENGFTITRSDLGFIELQLPKHSSPLRILSTPFANEIRLKQYLGITDKGENLNEVLKNTWRTLADSYADKYGVNILVTHLYMLKRGGEILEEPDGEKPIKIGNADIVYSDGIPLQIQYTALGHLHRYQNIGGHLAPVVYSGSPLAYSFSEAGQEKKVVIIEAEANRQVQIKTRNLQSGRRLYRKRFDNTDEAVSWLQTHPNALVELTLVSETFATSQDLKRIHAAHDGIIHIIPIVRQQEQQLSAAAHINLEQDIQDLFKDYFKSRYGQEVNDELISLFNEVLNSTNDTED
- a CDS encoding AAA family ATPase → MLPIYLSIEGLYSYQEKQEIDFTRLTEAGLFGIFGNVGSGKSSILEAISFALYGNTERLNSKENRSYNMLNLKSAAATIIFDFINFENRKFRFAVHWKRKKKFDQTSTIERVAYEWLQQNWVPMESADATHITNLTYQNFKRTIIIPQGQFKEFLDLKGKDRSDMMKEIFNLDKYDLGPKVSVLQIDNNRKMEHLQGALSGFEEINSGTIDLKKVALSEAKALLDTLRSAYQQTENSYKILSEAKTNRENLKEKEEQFAQLKLKQAEIIHLEKELDEYEKLVSLFREPLDRIDSLQRDQDQLELKIQNLLQEKQQTSLTLKEKEHSFQKVEKDFLKTEEFRIKISDLKNLIQIRTQQAEKNNLQSRLAKGTPILEQTRKEEQLFTEDINLQETTLEQLKSVKIDTSELIEIDNWYQRHDLLLKNKSALIEKIDLLKAQQEEITGLFTDNGYTVDNWESEITNQLQQITVDIRALTKQETDLHVQKELGRFADNLHHEEACPLCGSLDHPHPMQIHDVSIQLEDLKAKQTEITERQQQLQSLLSQTTRWSTTYQDKKVQLEAAGKELQQADEQLTALRSRFSWENFRWDDRTLFDEKKAALRQSEIQIKEAELLLKSLRVQLTETQSKAAKFERSLNEFTQQIAVIEGLITQHKIQIQAIQIEDYNNDSDHDLLTEIQSAEELIITTEEQHKTLQTAINQLHTIIASIQGKHTEALENYQTTVQKIDKLNQEILAHIEQQHLPGMRAIQLVLQKNLPVIENRKRIQDYKVAYETLQNQITELMQNSSVQDFDEELFERTKIELEEKKSAQELQIAHTGALERELQRLEQEFDKKGKLLTEFEKLSHRKDNLRTLDNMFKGSGFVNYVSSIHLQRLCDIANQRFHRLTKNQLSLIINEANEFEVIDYLNNGYHRSVKTLSGGQGFQASLCLALALAENIQSLNKADKNFFFIDEGFGTQDAESMNTVFETLQYLNKENRIVGIISHVEELKERIPMSVTVIKDLEKGSIVKMSS